A region from the Cryptosporangium arvum DSM 44712 genome encodes:
- the galU gene encoding UTP--glucose-1-phosphate uridylyltransferase GalU: MVETSAAKPRTTRKAVIPAAGLGTRFLPATKAVPKELLPVVDKPALEYIVEESAAAGLDDVLLVTGRGKSAMVDHFDRRPDLEKSLEEKGKTAELNAVRRSSEIASINTCRQGEPKGLGHAVLCAASHVGDEPFAVMLGDDLIDARDPILPTMLEVQEEHGGIVLALLEVPREHIKRYGIVAVENTGRTGEGHLGDIVRVTDMVEKPDPDDAPSNLAIIGRYVLPAEIFEAIRNTKPGAGGEIQLTDAMADLLKAGTPVHGVVFKGRRYDTGAKIDYLKATVLLGVDHEELGSEFREWLTDYVKTSLA, translated from the coding sequence ATGGTCGAGACTTCCGCCGCAAAGCCCCGTACCACGCGCAAGGCCGTCATTCCGGCCGCCGGGCTGGGAACCCGATTCCTACCGGCCACCAAGGCCGTTCCGAAGGAGCTGCTGCCGGTCGTCGACAAACCGGCGCTGGAGTACATCGTCGAGGAGTCGGCCGCAGCCGGCCTCGACGACGTCCTGCTCGTCACCGGTCGCGGCAAGAGCGCGATGGTCGACCACTTCGACCGGCGCCCCGATCTGGAGAAGTCGCTCGAGGAGAAGGGAAAGACGGCGGAGCTCAACGCGGTCCGCCGGTCGTCCGAGATCGCTTCGATCAACACGTGCCGCCAGGGCGAGCCGAAGGGCCTCGGCCACGCCGTGCTCTGCGCCGCGTCGCACGTCGGCGACGAGCCGTTCGCGGTGATGCTCGGCGACGACCTGATCGACGCGCGCGACCCGATCCTGCCGACCATGCTCGAGGTCCAGGAGGAGCACGGCGGCATCGTGCTGGCCCTGCTCGAGGTGCCGCGCGAGCACATCAAGCGCTACGGCATCGTGGCGGTGGAGAACACGGGGCGCACCGGTGAGGGGCACCTCGGCGACATCGTCCGCGTCACCGACATGGTCGAGAAGCCCGATCCGGACGACGCCCCCAGCAACCTGGCGATCATCGGCCGCTACGTGCTGCCGGCGGAGATCTTCGAGGCGATCCGCAACACGAAGCCGGGCGCCGGGGGCGAGATCCAGCTCACCGACGCGATGGCCGACCTGCTGAAGGCCGGCACGCCGGTGCACGGCGTCGTGTTCAAGGGCCGTCGCTACGACACCGGCGCGAAGATCGACTACCTGAAGGCCACCGTGCTGCTCGGCGTCGACCACGAGGAGCTCGGCTCGGAGTTCCGCGAGTGGCTCACCGACTATGTGAAGACGTCTCTGGCGTGA
- a CDS encoding GNAT family N-acetyltransferase codes for MTALPGWPATLAEGPVGLRPHRIRDARAWSEVRLANEEWLARWEPTSMRPWADRHRTSDYYELYRSLRRGVRLGQIMPFVVTYEDQFVGQLTLGNIVRGAFCSAYAGYWVDNRVAGRGVIPTALAMAVDFSFAHAALHRIEVNIRPENTSSRRVVEKLGFRQEGFHPRYLHIDGGWRDHVGYALTVEDVAPAGLLARWRTARTGSSSDPAAR; via the coding sequence ATGACCGCACTGCCCGGCTGGCCGGCCACCCTGGCGGAGGGCCCGGTCGGCCTCCGCCCCCACCGGATTCGTGATGCCCGCGCCTGGTCCGAGGTCAGATTGGCGAACGAGGAGTGGCTGGCGCGCTGGGAGCCCACCTCGATGCGTCCGTGGGCCGACCGGCACCGCACGAGCGACTACTACGAGCTGTACCGCTCGCTGCGACGCGGGGTGCGGCTGGGGCAGATCATGCCGTTCGTCGTCACGTACGAGGATCAGTTCGTCGGACAGCTGACGCTCGGGAACATCGTGCGGGGTGCGTTCTGTTCGGCGTACGCCGGTTACTGGGTCGACAACCGGGTCGCGGGGCGCGGTGTCATCCCGACCGCTCTGGCGATGGCGGTCGACTTCTCGTTCGCGCACGCCGCCCTGCACCGCATCGAGGTCAACATCCGGCCGGAGAACACGTCGAGCCGGCGTGTCGTCGAGAAACTGGGCTTCCGTCAGGAAGGCTTCCACCCACGCTATCTGCACATCGACGGCGGCTGGCGCGACCACGTCGGGTACGCGTTGACCGTCGAGGACGTGGCCCCGGCCGGGTTGCTGGCGCGGTGGCGTACGGCGCGGACCGGTTCGTCGTCGGACCCGGCCGCGCGCTGA
- a CDS encoding 5-formyltetrahydrofolate cyclo-ligase — protein sequence MSAPAHAAKAELRARCRAARARRLADLPPARIAAESRRLVAHLLAGLNERGGWSVAAYAPIGSEPGVVPGPPLLSGAPRVGLPDALREAGIGVLLPLVRADRDLDWAAYENHESLVRGPLGLWEPDPATALGVDAVLSVDLVVVPALAVGRDGSRLGRGAGYYDRALARVAPETPLVALVHDDELFDSVPTEEHDRRVTDVITPSGGWVRLGRD from the coding sequence ATGAGCGCGCCCGCTCACGCGGCGAAAGCGGAGCTGCGTGCGCGCTGCCGGGCAGCCCGTGCGCGACGCCTCGCCGACCTCCCTCCGGCGCGGATAGCGGCCGAGAGCCGCCGCCTGGTGGCGCACCTCCTCGCGGGTCTCAACGAGCGCGGGGGGTGGTCGGTCGCGGCGTACGCGCCGATCGGCTCCGAACCGGGGGTCGTTCCGGGGCCGCCGCTGCTGTCCGGCGCACCGCGGGTGGGGTTGCCCGACGCGCTGCGTGAAGCGGGCATCGGGGTGCTGCTCCCGCTGGTACGCGCCGATCGCGACCTCGACTGGGCCGCCTACGAGAACCACGAGTCGCTGGTGCGCGGCCCGCTGGGCCTGTGGGAGCCCGATCCCGCGACGGCGCTCGGCGTCGACGCGGTGCTTTCGGTCGACCTCGTCGTGGTGCCGGCGCTGGCGGTGGGCCGGGACGGGTCGCGCCTCGGCCGCGGCGCCGGCTACTACGACCGTGCGCTGGCCCGGGTGGCGCCGGAGACCCCGCTGGTCGCGCTCGTCCACGACGACGAGCTGTTCGACTCGGTGCCCACCGAGGAGCACGACCGACGTGTCACCGACGTGATCACCCCGAGCGGCGGCTGGGTGCGATTGGGCCGTGATTAA
- a CDS encoding HAMP domain-containing protein — MTLRRRLAAVLLSVVLGPLLLGALAVGITATRLAEERATERLSAAATVVSTAVNTVCQRARSAAEGLADATAQGRRPAAATSFLVTRGLAESARIENIAGTALGVAGDVSVPVTRWGDCTKGTPPGNDARAVIAAVVELHRADGSLAGRARAAFTVTAADLDALVSVPGVEVTAVTGALPGVAKNASPGAAKNASPGVGKKSETDVRSATLRMRVLEPVPGRPVRTVLRTPAPDATALYGALSVVVLTAAGAALFAANSLAKALTTPLAEVAAAAALVAEGDLAARAPVRVLDEVGQLAATFNRMTRSLQAYVAALTAGRDQLRGTLALLGDTMSSTNDVDRILDVVLESVVATTAAESGVVLLAEERDLVGRRSLGRPHDVRVAIGEGLLGGVAATGEARHGRENCRTFIAVPIVGPPHPPALPEGRLLGVLALHDRLGGDDFDDGDLLTVRSFAGQVAVALENALLHRATDPIRPHRALRAVSRALRAQPTG, encoded by the coding sequence ATGACCCTACGCAGGCGACTCGCCGCGGTCCTGTTGTCGGTGGTGCTGGGGCCGTTGCTGCTCGGTGCGCTGGCGGTCGGGATCACCGCGACCCGGTTGGCCGAGGAACGCGCCACCGAGCGGCTGAGCGCCGCCGCGACCGTCGTCAGCACGGCCGTGAACACGGTCTGCCAGCGTGCCCGGTCGGCGGCGGAGGGGTTGGCGGACGCGACCGCGCAGGGCCGGCGGCCGGCGGCCGCGACGAGCTTCCTGGTGACCCGCGGGCTGGCCGAGTCGGCGCGGATCGAGAACATCGCGGGCACCGCGCTCGGCGTCGCCGGTGACGTGTCGGTGCCGGTCACGCGGTGGGGTGACTGCACGAAGGGAACGCCGCCGGGCAACGACGCGCGGGCGGTGATCGCCGCGGTGGTCGAACTCCACCGCGCCGACGGCTCGCTCGCCGGCCGGGCCCGCGCCGCGTTCACGGTCACCGCGGCCGACCTCGACGCGCTCGTCTCGGTACCCGGCGTCGAGGTCACCGCCGTGACCGGAGCTCTACCCGGGGTCGCGAAGAACGCTTCGCCCGGGGCCGCGAAGAACGCTTCGCCCGGCGTCGGGAAGAAGTCGGAAACCGACGTGCGGTCGGCCACCCTCCGGATGCGGGTGCTCGAACCGGTACCCGGCCGTCCCGTGCGCACGGTGCTGCGCACGCCGGCGCCGGACGCGACCGCGCTCTACGGGGCGCTCTCCGTGGTCGTGCTGACCGCCGCCGGTGCGGCGCTGTTCGCCGCGAACTCGCTGGCCAAGGCGTTGACGACGCCGCTCGCGGAGGTCGCGGCCGCCGCGGCGCTCGTCGCCGAGGGTGATCTGGCGGCCCGCGCCCCGGTGCGGGTACTCGACGAGGTCGGGCAGCTGGCCGCGACCTTCAACCGGATGACGCGCAGCCTGCAGGCCTACGTGGCCGCGCTGACCGCCGGGCGCGACCAGCTGCGCGGGACGCTCGCGCTGCTCGGCGACACGATGTCGAGCACGAACGACGTCGACCGGATCCTCGACGTCGTGCTGGAGAGCGTGGTGGCGACGACCGCGGCCGAGAGCGGCGTCGTGCTGCTGGCCGAGGAGCGTGACCTGGTCGGGCGACGGTCGCTGGGGCGGCCGCACGACGTCCGGGTCGCGATCGGGGAGGGGCTGCTCGGTGGCGTCGCGGCGACGGGCGAAGCCCGCCACGGCCGGGAGAACTGCCGGACGTTCATCGCGGTGCCGATCGTCGGCCCGCCGCACCCGCCTGCGCTTCCGGAGGGGCGCCTGCTCGGCGTGCTGGCGCTCCACGACCGGCTCGGCGGGGACGACTTCGACGACGGCGACCTGCTCACCGTCCGCTCGTTCGCCGGCCAGGTGGCGGTCGCGCTGGAGAACGCGCTCCTGCACCGCGCCACCGACCCGATCCGACCGCACCGGGCGCTCCGCGCGGTGAGCCGCGCCCTCCGCGCACAACCCACCGGTTAA
- a CDS encoding methyltransferase family protein produces the protein MRSRVAAVGSGVFFAIAPGTVAGVVPWSLTGWRTGAAPLPLRVAGAVLVIAGAAVLLHAFARFVHEGLGTPAPVAPTAHLVVGGLYRYVRNPMYLAVVTTILGQALLLGRPVLLAYAGLIAATTATFVHLYEEPTLRAQFGTEYDAYREAVPGWWPRRVRDH, from the coding sequence CGGTGGGGAGCGGGGTGTTCTTCGCGATCGCGCCCGGGACCGTCGCCGGGGTGGTGCCGTGGTCGCTGACCGGCTGGCGGACCGGCGCCGCCCCGCTGCCGCTTCGTGTGGCCGGCGCCGTCCTGGTCATCGCCGGCGCCGCGGTGCTGCTGCACGCGTTCGCGCGGTTCGTCCACGAGGGACTCGGCACCCCCGCGCCGGTCGCGCCCACCGCTCATCTGGTCGTCGGCGGCCTGTACCGCTACGTGCGCAACCCGATGTACCTCGCGGTCGTGACGACGATCCTCGGCCAGGCCCTGCTCCTCGGCCGCCCGGTCCTGCTCGCCTATGCCGGCTTGATAGCGGCGACCACCGCGACGTTCGTCCACCTCTACGAGGAACCGACCCTGCGCGCCCAGTTCGGCACCGAATACGACGCCTACCGCGAGGCCGTACCCGGCTGGTGGCCCCGCCGAGTCCGAGACCACTGA
- the glp gene encoding gephyrin-like molybdotransferase Glp, whose protein sequence is MSTDLLGMGTQHFLDTALADLQPLRPLPMALLESLGVLLAEDVVAPGPVPAFDVAAVDGYAVRAHDTLGDAQWSGDPSQHHGDVRLAVIGDLTAASWEPATVSAGASYTVTVGTPLPVGADAVVAGEVTDGGLARVRIGRVPQPGDGIRRRGSTVAAGAVLAPARSRVTAATIALLASAGVESVLVSPPPRVLVAATGDELVDSSRPGYSTSAPGRIVDVDSLGVAAAAREAGAHAHRVGIVPDEDEALRRLVEDHAHRADLLVTTGGTGAGHTDVLRRLFGLDDVVHFETLPLEPSLVIGYGRVGPSRMPVLCLPGDPAGALLGFELVLRPMLRRLAGASSLFRPAMLAELTSPIRTMPGVREFRPARVVRSGEGGYLASPLAGGEAFLTGYASANALLAVPEAAGDVATGTDVPAFLLDGVPE, encoded by the coding sequence ATGAGCACGGATCTGCTGGGGATGGGGACCCAGCATTTCCTGGATACGGCGCTGGCCGATCTGCAGCCGCTCCGGCCGTTGCCGATGGCGTTGCTGGAATCGCTCGGCGTGCTGCTGGCCGAGGACGTCGTCGCGCCGGGACCGGTCCCGGCGTTCGACGTCGCCGCGGTGGACGGCTACGCCGTCCGGGCCCACGACACGTTGGGCGACGCGCAGTGGTCCGGTGATCCGTCCCAACACCACGGCGACGTCAGGCTGGCCGTCATCGGGGACCTGACCGCCGCCTCCTGGGAGCCGGCCACGGTGTCGGCCGGTGCCAGTTACACCGTCACGGTCGGAACGCCGTTGCCGGTCGGTGCCGATGCGGTCGTGGCCGGAGAGGTCACCGACGGCGGCCTCGCCCGGGTCCGGATCGGTCGTGTTCCGCAGCCGGGGGACGGCATCCGGCGGCGCGGCAGCACGGTCGCGGCCGGTGCGGTGCTCGCACCGGCGCGCTCCCGGGTCACCGCGGCGACGATCGCGTTGCTGGCCTCGGCCGGGGTCGAGTCGGTGCTGGTGTCGCCGCCGCCGCGCGTGCTGGTGGCGGCCACCGGCGACGAGCTGGTGGATTCGTCGCGGCCGGGGTACAGCACGTCGGCTCCGGGCCGGATCGTCGACGTGGACTCGCTCGGTGTGGCCGCGGCGGCCCGCGAGGCCGGAGCCCACGCCCACCGGGTCGGCATCGTGCCCGACGAGGACGAGGCGCTGCGCCGGCTCGTGGAGGACCACGCGCACCGGGCGGACCTGCTCGTCACGACCGGGGGCACCGGCGCGGGTCACACCGACGTCCTGCGGCGGTTGTTCGGGCTCGACGACGTCGTCCATTTCGAGACGCTGCCGCTGGAGCCTTCGCTCGTGATCGGGTACGGGCGGGTGGGGCCGTCGCGGATGCCGGTGCTGTGCCTGCCGGGCGACCCGGCGGGAGCGCTGCTCGGGTTCGAGCTCGTGTTGCGTCCGATGTTGCGGCGGTTGGCGGGTGCTTCGTCGTTGTTCCGCCCGGCGATGCTGGCCGAGCTCACGTCGCCGATCCGGACGATGCCGGGTGTTCGGGAGTTCCGCCCGGCCCGGGTCGTCCGGTCGGGGGAGGGCGGGTACCTGGCGTCGCCGCTCGCCGGGGGTGAGGCATTTCTCACCGGCTACGCGTCGGCGAACGCGTTGCTGGCGGTTCCGGAGGCGGCGGGCGACGTCGCGACCGGAACCGACGTGCCGGCTTTCCTCCTCGACGGTGTGCCGGAGTGA
- the mscL gene encoding large conductance mechanosensitive channel protein MscL, whose product MFKGFRDFIRRGNVVDLAVGVVIGAAFTGLVTQFGNSFLKPLIQLITGGEKVGGTFEINDVKFDYGAFITAMIIFVLTAAALYFVVVAPMNRLNELRRRGQEPEPAAPSEEIVLLTEIRDALRENGGGRRL is encoded by the coding sequence ATGTTCAAGGGATTCCGCGACTTCATCCGCCGCGGCAACGTGGTCGACCTGGCCGTCGGTGTGGTGATCGGTGCCGCGTTCACCGGGCTGGTCACGCAGTTCGGCAACTCGTTCCTGAAGCCGCTGATCCAGCTGATCACCGGCGGCGAGAAGGTCGGCGGCACGTTCGAGATCAACGACGTGAAGTTCGACTACGGCGCGTTCATCACCGCGATGATCATCTTCGTCCTGACCGCCGCGGCACTGTACTTCGTCGTGGTCGCCCCGATGAACCGGCTCAACGAGCTGCGCCGCCGTGGCCAGGAGCCCGAGCCCGCGGCCCCGAGCGAGGAGATCGTGCTCCTCACCGAGATCCGGGACGCGCTCCGCGAGAACGGCGGCGGACGCCGCCTCTAG
- a CDS encoding FmdB family zinc ribbon protein, with amino-acid sequence MPTYQYKCTACGHRLDAVQSFSDAPLSVCPECQGELRKLFSSVGVVFKGSGFYRTDSRSGSTSSEPAKSTSSSDSSSSSSTKSDSSGSSGSSGSSSSSGSTSSSSGSSSSSSSKAAV; translated from the coding sequence GTGCCGACCTACCAATACAAGTGCACGGCCTGCGGCCACCGACTCGACGCGGTTCAGTCGTTCTCCGACGCTCCGCTGAGCGTGTGCCCGGAGTGCCAGGGCGAGCTGCGGAAGCTGTTCTCGTCCGTGGGCGTGGTGTTCAAGGGCTCGGGCTTCTACCGCACCGACTCGCGGTCGGGTTCGACCAGCTCGGAGCCGGCGAAGAGCACCTCGTCCTCCGACTCCTCGTCGTCTTCCTCGACGAAGTCGGACAGCTCGGGTTCGTCGGGTTCGTCGGGTTCGAGCTCGTCGTCGGGCTCGACGTCCTCTTCGTCGGGCAGCAGCAGTTCCTCGTCGTCGAAGGCTGCGGTCTAG